In Sciurus carolinensis chromosome 4, mSciCar1.2, whole genome shotgun sequence, the sequence aattttcaaatgtttatctTCCTACATGgatattaaagtaaaaattgatgtgaagaaaaggaaatagaaggtAGTATGGAATGAGAATACTGAGTCAACCTGCCCTAGGGATTCAGTAACAATCTCTCACACTTGTATGGAAAAACATCTTTAGCAATAGATGCACTATGTCATAGGTGCAAGCAAATAAACACAGTGCAGTGGCTCAGAAAAGCAGAATTTAAATATACCtagcaatataatttgaaataataatctgCTGACAAGCAGCACCAAGGAATCCAAGACGGtagtgaggggaaaataaaatccctgtttagaattattttatgttaaaaggAAAACAGTGTGGTTAAACTCCAGAATAATATTTCAGAGAAAGTgagcatatgtgtatatgtttgcTAAATAACAGATGTGATTTCACTATAGTGTCTATAGGATCTGTTGTGTTTCTTCTGATGGTGATTAATGCAATAAATTTCTAATATATTCatgttactttattttaatatcatttttctttatacttttaagtATCATAATATTTTGCcactaatttaaaaactataatttaCACAAATACTTTATGGATATAAAATCATTTCTCCAGTAAGGAGCAATAAAAAAAACCCTAGCTCCTTTGATGTATATCCCATTTTCAAATGAACTAATGCAAATATAAATCCagcaaaattatttatatagGAAAGGCTAATAGCTTTTTTTCTCAAACATTCTACTTTCTGTAAATAAACTGAAAAGGTGTTAGAGACGTTgttaaagacaaaaaagaaagtttactTAGAAGACATTTTTTTGAACCGAGGGCATTATTGGGAATTAATACATTCAGTCCCAACAAGAGATTTTCACTAGGACAAAATTAAACTCCATGGGGgaaaaatggtggttccaatacCCATACCCACATTATGACCACATTCTACACAgatgttttctgtcatttgaatGGGTGTTTTTCAATACTTTCTCTACAAAAAGTTCCCAATTTAACTTTCACATGGAgatgagaaaattgttttctgtATATCCCAATAAATTAAGATACTTGTCATTCTATCATTTAAACCAACATTTATGGTATATTTTTAGTCTCATATAAGGACTATGGTTTATTGGGTAACTATTACCAAAGAATCAATCTTTATTTAGAAAGCTGTTTTTATTCACATCACATCTTAAAGGctgagaaataaaaggcataaaaataccaatgacagataaaacagagaaaattgcTCTGAACAAACTCTTCTAGAATAGTGTGGtgcatataaattataaaaacactAAAACTTGATCAAAAAGGAAGGTctttaactttcatttaaatGCATGAACAGATGTGGCAGACCTAATGTCAATGGATAAATGGCCCCAAAATGTGGAATATGAGAACAAGATCTCTGAATGTTTTTAAACTCATGTCAGGCATGGCTGGATTCCTCCAAAAATAATGAGTGAAAGACCTAGAGTGCATGTAGGGCAATCGTTTGTCAAGGTTTATAGGACTATGGCCAACAAAGACCTTGGCTGACTCTGCAGGAAGAATGATTATCACTTAAAAACTAATCTGCTGCCTCATAGTAAGCTGTGTATATGAAGACAAGTTGAGCCTCAATTCAAAAGGGCATGCCatgaaaatccatttttaattgtcccatttttattctttctttaaacttGACATATGTTAACCTATATTTTAGCAAAATAGCAAAAAACTACAAAATCTGCTCTACTATCTCAAGAATTCCTTCATATTTGGCCTAATggcttttgtgtgtttatgtataaTGTATCTTCTAGTAAACTTTTAACATTTAGTCAATCTGACCAGATGTTTTAAATATAGTAGTCCCCACTTAACTACAGAGGATAGGTTCCCAGACCCTGAGTGGACGACAGAAACCTCAAATGCTACCAAACTCTGTACGTGCCATGTTCATCCCCATACCTagatacctatgataaagttggTTCATAAGTTAGGCATAATAAAAGAGCAAAGATAATGAAGTCAAATTATTCTAATAATATTCTATAATAACAGTTGTTTGAAACTTATGAACCATTTGTTTCCAGtattttctacttaatattttcagactatgGTTGACTAAGAGTAAATGAAAGTGTTAAAAGTGAAACTGCAGATCAGTAAGGACTACAATGCGGAAGAAAGCTGAATTCTATGAAAGTACACCTATCACTATGACAGGTGTACTTAAGTGTTCCCTAAATACTATAGAATTATTAGGATGGTTTGCAGGGAAAGATGTAAAGGTTTTCATAAAGAATACAATTTAAAGCCCTAAAATTTTTAACTAAGAGCAGATAACAGATATGTACTATATAGAATAACAAAGAAATTGTGTATTTAAAGAAATTGATTATACATTCTTGAAAGtggataaatgaaaattatatagaaCCTTATTTCTTATAAAgctattttatttaaatcatttcatttctctgtaatTCTGTGTGATATTTATTATTGTGCTCAAATTATatcagtttaattttatttatcataattaTTCCCTTTCTTCCATCTTCAGGGTTGTGTTAGTTTGCGAATTTATGATCTCTTACCTGGACTCTGATAGTCTATGAGTTGTTCTTCTGCTGATGGTTTCATAACATTACAAATGTATACCTTCCTACCCAAATATAACGGGAAAAATTGATTTGGAGTTGCAAAAAAGACCAATAGAAGATATTGTAGGATGAGCATTCGGTTCATGGTTTCATAACTTTCCCTTTCATCCTCTGCTTAGATGCCAGattatcttttgaaaataaaatgtctaagaATTCTTTGACGACATCAGGCATGTTTTCCCAACCTCTCCCCCATTTCATGCCTCAGTTCTGAAGACATTTTCCTCCACTATAACCTTTCCAGTGAGCTTACAGATAAAGAGCATGGCATGTTGTTTCTTAACTCCATATCGTTAATCATGTTCTTCTCTTCATCTAAAATATTCCTACTTGTAGCTATGGACAAACAATATTCCTCTTCCAAAtcttaaataaaagtttatattcCCATGAAACTTACCCTTTTCTACATTTAAAACTTACCTCTCCATTTTGGGTGTGGCTACTGAATCCTATGCATATTTTTTACAGCTTTCATAAACCTTGGGTTGCATAACTTTATACTGATCCTTCTATCTCTACTAAGCAGTTCTTTGCAAGAAACACTGGACCCCTCTGTCCTCATACCTCTAATTGCAAACACACACAGAATCCTCAGTGTTTACTGAATATAGATTTAAATTATTGAGAACTAGGATTGCTTGAATTAGGAAACTAATATTTCTCCCACatcatttttaaagcaataagATATGCTGCTATTTAATACTAAATATTCAACATTCTTTGAAGcaatccacattttattttatttctcaatagCCTTATAAGGAAAGCACTAGTTTAGCACCCATTTCACAGGTGATGTAACTGAGCTTTTACCAAAATTGCCAAGAGTTATACAAATAATATGTAGTCCGAGCTCTAATTTCATATTCTGTGGACTTAACTGTTATCTTATGCTTCTTTAACAAAAACAGAGATGAAACATTAGGAACctaatgtcatgtataagtaaaaagagcaaataaaaaagaaaaaggaaaaattaggaaTGAATGAAATCAGATGGTagatataaaaaatttattttttgagacctCTGGGAAACCAAATACAGAAACAGAGGCTAATAATTCATTCACTCTTACTTTATTCTTCTAAATTAACTATAGCATAAGTGAACCTTTTCTTAAAGgacaatataacaaatattttattcttatgggACACATGTTCTCAgttgcaactactcaactctgccattgaAGCAGAAACAACTCTGTACAATATGTAAGTAAATATGACTATTTTCCAATAAAACTATCTGCCAAAATATGtatcagggttctccagagaaacaatcaacagtgtgtgtgagtatatacatatattgtaagTATATACTCAGATACAATCTATTGGAAATGTATATTGGAATACTACCCAAAGAATTGGCATTTGGCACACTTGAAATTGGAGGGTGAGAAATACAGACCCAGGAAAACCAATGGAATAGTTCTAGTCTGAGTCCAAGTCTAAAGGCATGAGAAAATAATATCCCAGCTCAAAGGCAAGCACAATTGAGGCCTCCAAGAGATTAAATGAAGCATATTCacattcaggagaaaaaaatatttaactcacTATACCATTTAAAtgctaatctcatccagaaacatcctctctctctctctctctctctcacacacacacacacacacacaaaattacacGTGAGACAAAATCTGAGTACCCTATATCCTCATCAGGTTAACACAAAATTTAATGATCACAAGTTCACCCTTGTCAACTTTGCCCTCAAAGGCATATCTTTAAACCATATTTAATTTCCCAACAAACTTAATAATAAGGTCATCATTTCACCTAAGATGATAACTATACCTTGCATGACAAAACTGTTCTGCCTAACATGGTATAACCAATAAAGCACTATCCTCTTTCCCATAAGATAGATAAGGTCTTTGGAGTGATGTTTATTCTTCTTCTAGATGTCACATACCTTAAATGTTActcataatttcaaaaaaatcttaTATTACAAGATATGGTGCTAAGATGATCTGATTAGAATTTAATAAGAATAAGAGAATTTGGCCCTCACTTCATATTCCTCTGTGAATctagattattttcttaatattactttttcttttgaagtatGACTAGAAGCATTTGGTGATTAATGATGAAACAAGTCTTCTTTTTGTGAAGAAATAGTAAAATGTTTCAACttatagaaaaacaataaaattgtcaAGTTTTCATAGTTTTTTCTCAGAGATATAATTAACGTACTCATTAAATAGAtgagttttattatatttttaaaaaatgatgttttcacTTTGCTCTTTGGAAGATTCATAAGTAAAAACATGAAGTATCAATTTTATTACAGTTGGAGATACTAGGAGATGAAATTCAAATCTAAAAGTTACTGCATGGACAGGGAATGCAGTTGGGAGATATGGTCTCCATGAAGTgccatgttcaatccccagcactgggaagaaatcaaacaattataaaatttactGCAATAGACCATGATAGTGTGTCAAGTATTAAAGATCACATATGTACATGTCATTGTGCTTAGTAAAAATGATGACACACATATTTATGGTTCCAATTTTTCCATAAGAGTCAAAGTCTGGGCACATGAAGTTAAGTAAGAACCACTCTAGAGAAATACCTGAGGCTGTATAAGAGGTTTAATCatattgattaaaataaattttaataatagtgGAGACTCTCTAAAAATGAGTGGGAAAAGAAGATGATAATATTAATACAGATTGCTGATTGGTTTATCATTATCAGATAATgataatttatcattattattagtcCAAATAGCTGAGTatttccaaaaaatataaaaatgtaaggcCAGAGGTCAAAACACAATCTTTGGGAACAAATCAAAGACTCTAGAATTCCTaaaatttatccaaaagaaagtCACCATATGAGAGCAATACATTCATGCTAATgtttacagtagcacaattcacaacagcccaGTTATAAAATAAGTCTAGGTGTCTGTCAATagataaatagatttttttttaaaaaagtagttcatatatttaacctttaaaaagagtgaaattgtgtcatttgggGGAAATGGATGCAACTAGAGAgcatcattttaagtgaaataagccagactcaaaaagttgtacattttctttcctctgtggaagatagagagaaagaaaggaagaaaaaaaaaatcttatgaaaatagaagggagaccagtagatgGAGACTAGTAGAGTAGACTATAAGGATTAGAGTGagacaggaggggagggaaaaggaggtactggagaaaaaaaccttaataaaattatgtgcatgtatgaatatgtcacaatgaattccTTTATTACgaataatgcaccaattaaatttttgttaaaaacattTCCTTAAAGGACTGAAAGCAGTGGTCAGGCTCAACACAAATGAagtaaaagaacaattaaaataatgtgaaGTTAAATCCCAAAAGAGAAACCCGAACTACTTCAATTAAATATAGCAGTAATTAATCAAGGAGAGATTCTGAGATACTCTCATGTTGGTACctaaatttactcttaatttacATTCACCAAGATTTTTGCAAGAAAATTAATCTCTCACTTGGTGGCATTCACCAGATGCCTATCTGtgaaacacaagaagtaaaaagcAGCCCACCCACCAGTTTAACAGCTTGACTTAAGAAAATATGAGACAGCTCTTGATCTgagaagacaaacaaaaacaatcctAATAACCATTAGTCAAATTAGAAAAAAGTATCTTCAATTAATTACATGAATCCTTCCTTACAACTTGAAGGCAAAGAactatgagaaagaaagaaagaaagaaagaaagaaagaaagaaagaaagaaagaaagaaagaaagaaagaaagaaactaattaATTTTACAACAAACTATAAAAAATCAACCTTGGTAAAGGTTTGTAAAAATGATACCACTTTTGGGTAGCAAGGAATGCTGGGTGAAGATCTgattcttaaaacaaacaaacaaacaaaaaaggcttTCCTAAATAAGTATGTGATCTTTTTGTGGAGTGGATTGTTTGTTTAATCTAAAAAATGCTGCTTTTGGATCCGTAGTATAAAAATTGAAAGAGCACATTAAGCAAAGTGTGAATAAGTAGTATTCTGTGTTCTCAACTGAGTGAAACAGGACTTTCATTTAGTAGACCATTATCTCAAATCATCATAAATATCacaattttaagaaattgccTTGATTTCAAGGATTAGTAGGGaagattcaaattataaatttattttagacaTTGAAATTTTAGCATGAGAACCTAATCTAATATCAAACTGTGACACCTCTGAATTTCATGCAAACtgactattttttttcccttaatgtaAATTCTGAAAAACAGATTTCAGCAGGGGATGAATTGATAACTTCAAGTTAGCTATGCCTGGAACACATGCTACTATTTATAGTTGAATTAGGGGACACACATTTTTTTAGCAAATTGTTGATGAAAAGGCATTAAGATTCATAGTTTATTTGTGACATAAATCATAATCTGATGAAAGTATTTTTTATAAGATAGCAAAATGTTTACTGCTTCTTTGATTTACTATTCTTCTCCTACAATGCCTgagtaaattaagaaaaataaagttttaatgagCAGTGTCTCAGTGAAAGTAGACTACATAGGAGTCAAAAATCCCCagataaattaacatttttaactgAAAGTTATTACCCACAAGCAGCATAGtttcatgtgttaggcaagctaATGACAGTACAGCTTGTACCCAGTAGCTGAAAAGTCTTCTTAAACCCAAGTATGGGTTTGCTTCAAAATGCCCTAGAGAGGACAGATTAGTTTGTGATAAGAAAACTCAGACATCCCATTTAGGAACCAACATTGGAGTTTCATAGAGCAATATATAAGAATTAACTGGacctggccaggtgcagtggcttacaccttgtaatcccagcagttcaggaggttgacacaggaggatcttgagttcaaagccagcctcagcaaaagtgaggtgctaagcaactcagtgagatcctgtctctaaataaaatacaaaataggactggggatgtggctcagtggttgagtgcctttgagttcaatccctggtatcaaaaacaaacTAACTGGACCTTCAATTGGATGGAATTGATTTATTCTGAGAGTTCAATTCAtgagaattttgttttgaaagaaatttgaaaaatataaagttgttTGCTTTTAACAAAAGTGACTCCACCTTCCTGCCTAAAGTCACCTGGAAAATTAGTGAAAGAAATATGACAACCATTTGGATCATTTGACTCTTGGATTTATCCCTGATGCACTGTGATGtatcattctattttatgtaaacacacaaaaaacaagattttaaaatataaattttgtagaCTTGCTTTCTTTAACacaacttttaataaaaaatttaaaatcctttcctttttgaaataGTTGATACTcccaataaatatattataatcaTTGAATGAGAAGGGAATAATCAAAGTCAATTGAAATTTTACCATATTATTTCACTTGCCATAGTATGtgcactaaatattttaagatatttcttgAAGATAATACATGAAGACATTATTTAGGTTACTTGCATTGTATtgagaaaatgattaaataatgaaaattttctagtttttatatcttatttttaaaccagtcttaaataaaattattaacataatgaaaaatttatttttaattttttttggtcgtacattatttatttaacatgaaAGTTTTCAGtgcttttaaacaaagaaaatctagTTAATGATAATAAGATAGAAGGGGTGACAagataacatttttttatatcacaatagttactttaaaaaaaatgaaataaaatattcacaggaAATTCAAACCTACCCAagatcctgtttattttatacatgtctgtgtataaatattttgaagaaaatctcATCAGTGATTTCTCCTTATTACCTAAGTTGATTTGAGTTCCAGGTCTCACAGTAAGTACAAAGATTTTAAGGGGTCGAAAAACAGCCTCATATTTTCTGTCAAAATCAAGCATAGAAAGTTTCCCGTGATAATTTGTCAAAAACATATACAAGCCAATCACTGTGAAGAACAGTTATCCACTATCaatctcttaattcctggggACCTAAACTGTGGTCACCAGCACACATGGAAGTATGTTAGAAATTCAGAAATCCAGTCCTACTCCAGGTCAATAAAATCATgatctacattttaaaagggtCTCTGAGTGTTTCATATGCATGGCTTAAGAAATACTGCTTTAAGCTAAATTTGGAGAAGGGCTGAAGGCAAAGAAATATGAGTATTTTCTCACTTAATAGACAAGTCACATTATAAACAATATTACATACTGTTCATCAGGCATTGTGTGAAGATTTGCATTTATTGTGAAGTTTAAAACTCACAAATCTGTTTGAACTGTTATTGccattttacaatgaaaaaacaTTTATAGATGTTATGTAGAGTTGGCAAGTTCACATAGATAGTGACTGGTAGGAAGCAGTCTAACTCAGGAAATTGTGCACTTAATCATCATATTATATGGCCTAGCATATGGCTAAGTAGAGATTCCAACTTGTGTTGAGATATGATGCCAAGTTTTCAATAGAAAtcataaattatacaaatataaccctagatttaaaaaatataatacatgaaTTTCGCTCACTCTAAGCTTTCAAAATGCTTTATTTCTGCCAAATGgtggtttttaaaagaaaaacatgcaaaCAGAAAAGTTACATGGGTACACTACTGGCTACTCCAAAGTCAAATAAGTTTAACTTAATTCTCTACTCCCGAAAACATAAGAGTGAGATACTAAGAATGAATCCTAAAACTATTTAAGAGCGCTCTGATGTTAATATACATTTCACTTAGTTGTACTTGTTTAGAAAGAGGCATGTCTTTCCTTTATACTCAGATTCATAaccaaaatatcaaaaaacaGCTGACATTTACGGAACCCTTGTTTACATATATGGTACTGTCACAGGAGGATGTTTactaatataatttattcttaacCATAAAATAAAGAGTAACTTTATTCAAGTGAGGAAACAACCATTAAGTGTTGGTtacaggaattgaacctaggtaAGCTGCCTATAGTTGTCACTATGCATGGTGTATGTCTTTAGGAAAAGCTTCCTTTCAGATTATCTGTCTTCTAGACCAAATACGcacataattttatctttgaacaCTTTTAGAGATGTATATGATCATCTCTTTACGGTCATACTGACTTAATGGTTTTATAAGTGAGATAAATGTGTTAGGTTTATTTGATCAATATATATGAATTATGCCTTTAGTGCCTAGTTtctagatttttcattttaaaagagatAAACTATATTGTAATTTGTTTCCTTGCCCCATCTAGTGGATTTAAATGACAACTGCGGCAGTACTATAAATAATTACAAGTCAATCACATAAATCAAATTTTGAAACATATGTGGAGAACTGTTCCTAAAATGATATTTCGAATTATCCTACAATAGTgcatgtaattattatttttcggAGGAAATCAATTAAACATAGGTGTTAGATCCATTAGCGAATgtttaaatgtacaaataaaataacGTCAAACATCATCCCTGCAACCTTTTCACAAATAGAGATGAAGACACTCAGACTGATCAGTTCTTCCCATTGCTTTTCATAAACTCAAACGCTACCCTGGCAGCTCCGCCTTAGAAGCGCGGCGGCTGCGCAGAGTCAATGCGCAAGCGCGCGAGGGGCGGAAGCGGGTAGGCGGGGCTAGAGCCGACCCGAGAGCGGAAGAGGCTCGGGCAGCTGACTGAGGCGCCGCAATTGTTCGGCGGCGAGTCTAGGCCCAGGCGCTGCCCAAAGCCCGGAACCGGAGAGAAGCCAAAACAGACGGAAAGACTTGGGGTTTCGGAGCAGTCGTCGCCGCCCTCGCCGCTTCTGCCGCCATCGTCTCCGCCGCCGGAGTACACGGCCCTGAGAGGCCCCAGGCCTAGGCGCGGCCCGCGGAGCCCGACGTGTTGCTGCCGTGAGTAAAACCAGCGCCCTCTCCACCACCACCGTCgtttacaaattaaaatggagGAAATTTCGTTGGCTAACCTGGATACTAACAAGCTAGAGGCCATCGCTCAGGAGATATATGTAGATCTGATAGAGGATTCTTGTTTGGGATTCTGCTTTGAGGTGCATCGGGCAGTGAAGTGTGGCTACTTCTACCTGGAGTTCGCAGAGACTGGTAGCGTGAAGGATTTTGGCATTCAGCCAGTGGAAGACAAAGGAGCATGCCGCCTCCCGCTTTGCTCCCTTCCTGGAGAACCCGGGAATGGGCCTGATCAGCAGCTGCAGCGCTCACCTCCAGAATTCCAGTAGCTGCAACATGAGAGAGTCTTAGAGTGACCAGGACAATAATATAGACTGGTCCTGTGGCTTGGAGGAGTAAGTTaagtagggaaaagaaaaaaaaaaaaaaaacatacaaaagtaCCAGTTCCCCTTGAAGATCCTAGCATTTAAAACCCCAAAGTGGAGAATTTAGAAATTTGAATCCTTTTTTAAGTGTACCTGGGATCAGCTCTGAAACCCTGGGCAGGAGAAGGTGCAAGCCTGGGCACCATGCAACGTGTGTTGATCTCTAAGCACACCTGGATATACACAAGATCCCTGTATTACCCTCAGTCACAGGTGAGCAGTTGTTGGCCCAGCATATAAAATCCTTTTGTTTCTCAAGACTGTCTTATCTGCTTGATGTCCAGGGCTTCCTGGATAGTTCAGACATTA encodes:
- the Atxn7l3b gene encoding ataxin-7-like protein 3B, with amino-acid sequence MEEISLANLDTNKLEAIAQEIYVDLIEDSCLGFCFEVHRAVKCGYFYLEFAETGSVKDFGIQPVEDKGACRLPLCSLPGEPGNGPDQQLQRSPPEFQ